The genomic region CTGGCTTAATTTCTACATATACGTCTTTTTTAGGTAATTTCCTCTTTCCAGTTAATGTTAAGTTTCTAATTAATTTATTTGCACCAAAAAGCAAAGAATCGTAATCTTGGCTAGCCGCTGCCCAAGTATACCCTTGACTACATAAATACGCTGCCTCAGCTTCTCCTTCACTTGGAGCTTGCACTACTGGAATTCCCATTGCCTCTAAAAGTTTTTTACTTTCTTCTGCCATGTCATTAGTTAACCTAGTTGCCATTTGCGAATACTTCTTTAATTCCTTTGTTTCTCCTTCTTCTTTGGCTTTTTCCAATTTTTTCTCAGCTTCTTCCTTTATTTTTCTTCTTCTTTCTAATTCTTGAGCTTTAAGTTCTGGTGGTTTTCCATCGAATACATAAATTGGAATTACTCCTTCTTCTAAAAGGCTTATTGTTCTATAAAATATTCCACTAAGATGACTAGTAACTCTTCCTTGTGAGTCCATTAGTGGAGTACCATCTGGCTGTCTTATTGCAGTCAAAAACTGGTAAATAGCGTTATAAGCATCTATGCTTACTTTCTTCCCTTTTAATTCACTTAGCTGAACTTCTCTTTTGATTTCTTTTACCAAATCAGCAAGGTCTACTCCTATTCCTTATCACCTATATAAGTTATCATTCTAGAATTTTCCCTAATTAATGATACTGAGATATAACCCCTAATTTCCAATGACATTAAAGCTCTCAAAAAATCTCCAAATGGAACTTCATAGTCTACTGATTTCCTTACATCATTATACAGATCGTCGTCCTTTATGGGCCCCTCCAATTTTCTAAGTTTCTCTAAAATAATATGAGTTAATGGGACTTCCCTCCACATGTAGATCACGCGTATGTCGAAGGCTTTAACACTTGTCTTGGTAATTGCTGTCTAGCTTTCTCTAACCAAGATTGATAGAACTGTATCATATCCTGAGATACAGACGGCTTTACTTTCTTCAGTGCCTCTTCGAAATGCCTCATTTCTATTTTAACACTAGAACCTTTCATACATTCTTTCATTTTAGCGTCACGACAGTCAGTATCAGTTGGTGGGCATAGATTACTTACCTTATCTATACAAGTTTTCATACCTTCTCTTATTGCTATCATTGCCGCTTCTCTTACTAACGCAGCCAAATCTGCACCAGTATAACCATCAGTCTTCTCTGCAATTTCTTCTAGATTAACATCTTCTCCTAGTACTACCTT from Acidianus ambivalens harbors:
- the fen gene encoding flap endonuclease-1, producing the protein MVKEIKREVQLSELKGKKVSIDAYNAIYQFLTAIRQPDGTPLMDSQGRVTSHLSGIFYRTISLLEEGVIPIYVFDGKPPELKAQELERRRKIKEEAEKKLEKAKEEGETKELKKYSQMATRLTNDMAEESKKLLEAMGIPVVQAPSEGEAEAAYLCSQGYTWAAASQDYDSLLFGANKLIRNLTLTGKRKLPKKDVYVEIKPELIELEDLLKKFGITREQLVDIGILIGTDYDPDGIKGIGPVTALRIIKKYGNIEKAVEKGELPKYILDLNINEIRSIFLNPPVVKPEGSLDLKEPNEEEIKKILIDEHNFSEDRVTNGIERLIKAGKEAKGASRQSGLDQWF